The SAR86 cluster bacterium genomic sequence GGACAGAAGCAAAATCTATAGCTGATGGTCCTTCAATACTTAAATATTTACATGAAACAGTGGAGGAGTTTGGTATAAAAGAAAAAATTCTTTTTGAGCATAAAGTCTTAGATTTGTCTTGGTGCAGTACTAAATCACAATGGAAAGTAAAAGTAGAAATAGTCCAATCAAATGAAATTAAGTATTTTTCTTGTAATTTCTTGTCTATGTGTTCGGGCTACTTTGATTATTCAGGGGGATATGAACCAAAATTTGACGGAATAGAAAATTTTCAAGGTCAGATAGTGCACCCTCAAAAATGGAATGATAAAGTTAATTATAAAGATAAAAAAGTTGTAATTATTGGAAGTGGAGCAACAGCAGTAACTTTAGTACCAGCTCTTGCTAAGCAAGCTAAGCACGTAACTATGCTGCAAAGATCTCCTACTTATGTTGTCCAAGCTCCTGATCAAGATTCTTTAGCAAATTTTATTAGGAAATATTTCACAGATAATTTGTCTCATTTCTTAGTTCGTTGGCGAAATATATTAAGAGGTCAGTTTTATTATTTTTTATGTAAAAAATACCCTGAAAGAATAAAACGTATTATCTTGGAAGGCGTTCAAAACGCTTTAGGTAATAATTATGATGTAAAAAAACATTTTACACCTAGATATAACCCTTGGGACCAACGAATGTGCCTGGTTCCAAATGGAGACCTTTTTGAAAGTATAAATAATAAAAAGGCATCTGTAGTAACTGAACACATAAAGAATTTTGTTGAGAAAGGAATTCTTCTTGAATCGGAAGAAGTTCTGGATGCAGATCTAGTAGTCACTGCTACGGGTCTTAAAATGCAAATGTTAGCAGGTATTAATGTAAGTGTTGATGGAGAAAAGATTAATTTTTCTGAAACTGTAACTTATAAAGGGATGATGTTTAGCGGAGTCCCTAATTTAGTCAATTCTTTTGGTTATGTGAATGCATCATGGACTCTTAGATCAGACCTCACATGCGAGTTCCTTTGTCGATTAATTAAACATATGAGTGATAACCAATTTAAAGAATGTCGACCTGTTCTAGGTGAAAATGTAGAGGCCGTTGTGGATACTCTTGATTTTTCTTCAGGTTATATTGCTAGAGCTATTGATTTACTTCCTAAGCAAGGATCCAAGTCCCCATGGAAGAATTATCAAAATTATCTTTTAGATATTTTTGATACAAGACTAGGTTCTTTTAATGATGGAGCATTAACTTTTATTAAATAAGCGGGCAACTCGAATCATATTTTGGAACAACTTAAGAAATCCCTAGAGTACTTTTATAGCTCAAGTAATTTTTCTAAAAGTATAGATTTATCACTAGAGATCTTAAAGACTCATCCAAAGGATATAGATGTTCTTTTTAAATTAGGATTGTCTTATGGTAGAAGTGGTCAAGAATCTAATGCCTTAGAGGCTTTTAAGAAGATTGTATCAATTGATTCTGTTAATGCTCATGCTTTCTTTAATCTTGGAGTTTCCTATAGAGCCCTAGATAAGCAAGATAAAGCGATGCATAGTTTTCTTCAGGTTTTAAATATTGATCCTTCATATATAGGTGCATTAACAGAGATCGCCTCTATAAACATAGAACTTGGTATGTTTGGTGAGGCGGAATTAAATTATCGGAAAGCATTAGAATATGACTCAAGTTATATTGAAATACATCGATACATTTCAACTTTTACTAAATATATTAAAGGCCACACACATATAGATGAGATGCTTAATATTTATAAAGATCCATCTCTTTCGAGAACTCACAAAATGCATTTAAGTTTCGCTCTTGGTAAGGTATATGAGGATATTGAGGACTATCATGAATCCTTTAAATTTTATAAGTTAGGAAATTCTTTAATGAGAAAGTCATTTCAATACTCTATAGAATTAGATAAGAAAGAGTTTCTGAGCATCAAGAATTCTTTTAGGGATTATTTTAATTTAAAACATGTTTCAGAAAGTATTAAAAAAAACTCTTCTATTAAATATCCCAAAACTCCTATTTTCATAGTTGGAATGCCACGATCAGGAACTACACTAGTAGAACAAATATTAAATAGCCATTCAAAAGTATTTTCTAAAGGAGAAAGTCGTAATTTATCAAATTTAATACCCGTTTTTTTACCTAGAGTAGAAGATGTAACTTTTCCTGAAAATCTTTCTTATTTTTCATCTCATTCATATAGCTTAATGGGGGAATCTTATATTAAAAGTTTAAACATAGGGGATAAAAAAGAAAAGTTAATCACTGATAAGATGCCGTATAATTTTAAATTAATAGGCTTAATTAAATTAATTCTTCCTGGCGCAAAAATAATAAATTGTATAAGGGATCCAAGAGATAATTGCATGTCTATATACAAGATGTTCTTTCCTGCAAAAGGCCATTTTTATGGTTATGATTTAGAAGAATTAGGTCATTATTTTAACCTTTATAGAGACATAATAAAATTTTGGCAGGAATTAATACCTAATTTTGTCTATGATTTAAAATATGAAAGCCTGATAATAAATCAGAAAGAGGAAACTATTAAGTTGTTAGATTTCTGCAACCTTGCTTTTGAAGATAATTGTCTTGAATTTCATCAAAATAAAAGACCTATAAAAACCGCAAGTATTTTGCAAGTAAAACAGCCAATTTATAGATCTTCCATAAATTCATGGAAAAATTATGAGTCTTCAATTAGACCACTTAATAAGATCCTTAAAGCATCATTGTATTAAATAATTTATTGAAATAGCCATTTTCTCTGAAATTAATTTTTGAGCTTGGATATTTGGATGTATCCCATCTTCTTGCATTAAATCTGTCTCTAGGGCGATGGTATTAAGCATAAAAGGAATAAGAATTATTTCTTTTATTTTTGATATATCTTTATATATATTTTCAAAAGATTGGACATATCTTTTTCCATAATTAGGGGGTAATCTTATTTGCATCAGGCCAACATTAACATCTT encodes the following:
- a CDS encoding NAD(P)/FAD-dependent oxidoreductase; the encoded protein is MNNHFDVLIIGAGISGIGAGYHLQTKNPKTSFAILESRKDLGGTWDLFKYPGIRSDSDMYTLGFSFKPWTEAKSIADGPSILKYLHETVEEFGIKEKILFEHKVLDLSWCSTKSQWKVKVEIVQSNEIKYFSCNFLSMCSGYFDYSGGYEPKFDGIENFQGQIVHPQKWNDKVNYKDKKVVIIGSGATAVTLVPALAKQAKHVTMLQRSPTYVVQAPDQDSLANFIRKYFTDNLSHFLVRWRNILRGQFYYFLCKKYPERIKRIILEGVQNALGNNYDVKKHFTPRYNPWDQRMCLVPNGDLFESINNKKASVVTEHIKNFVEKGILLESEEVLDADLVVTATGLKMQMLAGINVSVDGEKINFSETVTYKGMMFSGVPNLVNSFGYVNASWTLRSDLTCEFLCRLIKHMSDNQFKECRPVLGENVEAVVDTLDFSSGYIARAIDLLPKQGSKSPWKNYQNYLLDIFDTRLGSFNDGALTFIK
- a CDS encoding sulfotransferase — protein: MEQLKKSLEYFYSSSNFSKSIDLSLEILKTHPKDIDVLFKLGLSYGRSGQESNALEAFKKIVSIDSVNAHAFFNLGVSYRALDKQDKAMHSFLQVLNIDPSYIGALTEIASINIELGMFGEAELNYRKALEYDSSYIEIHRYISTFTKYIKGHTHIDEMLNIYKDPSLSRTHKMHLSFALGKVYEDIEDYHESFKFYKLGNSLMRKSFQYSIELDKKEFLSIKNSFRDYFNLKHVSESIKKNSSIKYPKTPIFIVGMPRSGTTLVEQILNSHSKVFSKGESRNLSNLIPVFLPRVEDVTFPENLSYFSSHSYSLMGESYIKSLNIGDKKEKLITDKMPYNFKLIGLIKLILPGAKIINCIRDPRDNCMSIYKMFFPAKGHFYGYDLEELGHYFNLYRDIIKFWQELIPNFVYDLKYESLIINQKEETIKLLDFCNLAFEDNCLEFHQNKRPIKTASILQVKQPIYRSSINSWKNYESSIRPLNKILKASLY